AGATTCAGTCACTCAACTTTACAGTAATATTAGTCTTAATTGTGACTCCAATCATCGATGAGGATTGTGAGTGCAACTAACCACCTTTTAAGTGTGGAGATGTTAAAGATGTTACCCTTATTCAGGCAACCCATTAGATGTCGTGCTTTGTTTCCATCAGAGAGCATTTCGTTGTTCTGATTTCTTTTCATGTTGATTGATTtgctttaaaattttgttttgtggGTGACTTTCGACAATTATTGtcttattttgtcttatatagcTTTTGTTGGGTTGTTTTTATCaacattttaatacttttacaaattatatagatataattaaatgttgttaaaattttaaactaattccattaattaaatggaaataagaaataaattaaatataatttaatccaaataaatataaattcatatcaaattcaaatatgatttttttttgaaattattgtcAATAGATAAGATCGAATGCCAATGTATAAATATACAAGAGTCTTGAAATGTCAAGAGTCTAGGAATGATAGTTGTtagattgataaataaatttattatgattGTTTAATTTCCAGCTATAAATTGTAGAGAAGATGTATGAttgaaaatgaataattgtatatatgaatgagaaatgtacaggttatttatattacaatttgttatatgtaaagtctaaatatgggtaagaattagctgtgcaatcactaagattatggaggaatatattgtgacttgattgcatctttgacttgcagattttgtggagtctaaatatgggtaacaattagctgtgcaatcactaagattatggaggaatatattgtgacttgattgcatctttgacttgcagattttgtggaGTAAGATTGTCTGGTTCCTTAACATTCCTCCTCAAGATGGACCTTCCATTGAAGAGGCCAATCTTGGATAATAGGAACTCAAAACGCGGGCGAGGGAGAGGTTTGGTGAGGCCGTCGGTGAGCTGATCATGTCCACTGATGTGTTGTACCCGAAGTGTTCCAACTTGGACTTGTTCACGAACAAAATGAAAAGCGAGAGCAACATGCTTCATTCGAGAGTGAAAAATCGGATTGGCGGAGTAATTTGTAGCACTTAAGTTATCACAATATATAACAGGTGTAAAAGGTAAGTGGATGTCGAGTTCTTGTAGAAGTAGAAGGGATTTTATCCAATTGAGTTCAGAAGTGGTGTCAGCAATGGCACGAAATTCAGCTTTGGTTGAGGATCGGGCAATCGTTTTTTGTTTGCGAGATGTCCAGGAAATAGCATTTTTGCCGAGATATATGATATAACCTGTAGTGGAGATGAAGTTATCAACATCGCTTGCCCAATCCGCGTCACTAAAGGCATGTAGTGATGACGGAGTATTGCGATGTAATTGCAAACCAAGGTCAGAAGTCCCGTGAAGGTAGCAGAGGAGCTTCTTGAGAGCTGTCCAGTGAGCTTCTTGCGGGTGTTGCATGAACTGGGCTAACTTGTTGACAGAGTAAGCAATGTCAGGACGTGTGAGGTATAATTATTGGAGGCTTCCAACAGCAGAACGATAAGTAGTAGGATCACATGGAGGTGTGGAGGTATTTTGTAGCAGTTGAGGGTGAGCAAGCATAGGGGTAGTTGATGGTTTGCAGTCAAGCATGTCATGACGTTGAAGGAGGTCGTGTATGTACTTTCTTTGGGAGAGAAGGATACCAGAAGTGTTGTGCTGTACTTCCACCCCTAAGAAGAAGTAAAGTTTCCCCAAGTCCTTGAGAGAAAAGCATTTGGCAAAGTTGGAAATAAAAACCGAGACAAAATTAGGTGAAGGACCAGTTACGATAATGTCATCGATATAAACAAGTGCATATAGGAGATCGCCATTTTTTTGTAAATGAAGAAAGAGGGGTCGGCGAGAGATGCTGTAAAACCGAATTGTAGTAGATAGGAGGTGAGGGTTGTAAACCATGCGCGTGGAGCCTATTTTAACCCGTATATGGCTTTGTTTAAACGACACACATAAGAAGGGTTGTTAGCGTCGATGAAGCGGGATGGTTGCTGCATGAAGACTGTCTCTTGGAGATCACCTTGGAGAAAGGCGTTGTTGATGTCGAGTTGGCGTAATATCCAGTTGTGTTGGAGAGCAATTGAGAGGGTGAGTCGAATCGTGACTAGTTTGATAACCGGACTGAAGGTGGCAGAGTAGTCAAGACCAGcttgttgatgaaaaccttttgcGACAAGCCGAGCTTTGTATTTGTGAATTGTGTTATCagaattatatttgattctgaagacccatttacaaccaatgaCATTTCGAGCTTCACTAGGTGGTGCGAGAGTCCATGTATTGTGTTTCCATAGAGCATTGTATTCAGCAAGCATAGCATCACGCCAATAAGGGATGGAGAGTGCTTGTTTGGGGGTGGTTGGTAGTGACGTGGGTGAGGAGATAGTGGTAAGTTGGGCATACTTTGGGTTAGGTTTGGTTATGTTGTTTGTGAGACGAGTTACAGGACGAGGGAGAATGGACGGAGGGGGGTGGTGGTTGTGGTGGCGTAGGAGGTGTGTTTTATGGGGGTGTGGCAGTGGTGGACGGTGTTGTAGGGTTATGTGATGGATGTGGTGGTGTAGGAGGTGTGTTCTGTGGGGGTGTGGTAGTGGTGGATGGTGTTGTAGGGTTATGTGATGAAATAGGTATGAGAGGAGTGGGAAACCATTTGTGAGGTGAGGGAAGCGAAGTTGAATTTTGTTGGTTTGATAGACGATGGAATGGAAAATCATGCTCAATGAAAGTGACATGACGAGAAGTGTATATTTTGTTTGTGGTAAGATTTAGTCACAGAAAAGCGCTTTGAGTTAGGGAACGACCAAGATAAATGCATGGTTGAGATCGAGGATCTAGTTTATTGGAAGCATAAAGTTGTAGTAATGAGTAGCATATACAACCAAAGGAGTTTAATTGGGAATAAATAGGTTTGACATTTAGAAGTCGATAGTAGGGAGAGTCATTTTGTAAGGTTGGTGTAGGTAATCGATTTATGAGATATACAGCGGTGGAGAATGCATGTGTCCAGTAAGTGACAAGTAGATTGGCATGAGATAGGAGAGAGAGACCAGTTTCGACAATGTGACGATGACGGCCTTCTGCATAGCCGTTGTGTTCAGGGGTATGGGGAGGTGTAGTAAGATGTGAGATGCCATTAGCGCGTAAGGTGGGAGCCAATTTGATGAACTCGCCTCCATTGTCAAAGAATAGGGTTTTGATCGTTCttttgaaatagttttcaaCTAATTTTTTGAAGTCAAGAAAGACTGTGAGAGAGTCAGATTTATTTTTGAGAGGGTAAAACCATACATATTTAGTGTAATGGTCCAAAAAGATTAGATAATATTTGTAGTTGTCATGTGAGAGGTGGGGTGAGGTCCAAAcatctgaaaataataattcaagggGAGCTGTAGACGTAAGAGTGGATTGAGAGAAAGGAAGTTTGTGTGCTTTATTAATCTTGCAAGAATTGCAGTAATCAAGGGATGAAATTGaatctaaattatataaatttgaaatataagaaaaaattttaaatggtgGGTGGCCAAGACGGTGATGCCATAGGAGAGCAGACGTGGTGGATAGATTTGAAGTAGATGATGTGAGAGATGTTTGAAGGGCACATTTGTTGGAAGAAGACCAGGTGTACATGCCATGATTAAAAGTTCCTTGGAGTAGGATGTTGTTCGTGGAGATAGCCTTGAAACGAAAGGAAGAAGAGGTAAACTCAATTTGTGTATTATTATCAAGGCAAAATATGGAGACAGAAATAATGTTTTGTGCAATTTTTGGAACATAAAGAACATTTTGAAAGAGTAAAGATTTGTTTTGAGAGGTGATAGTGAATGAACCTGTGTGAGAGATTGGAAGAGATGAGCCATCACCGATGATAACATCATCGTTGCCTGTATAAGGAGTGTGAAGGGATAGATTATCGAGATCATGTGTGAAATGGTGAGTAGCACCGCTATCTATAATCCAGTCACATAGAGGGGCGTGAGATGAATAGGCAGTGTTGGCTTGAGAACGAGTGTAGCGAGATTGACGTACAAAGGGTTTGAGTGTAAAGTTAGGATGGGCGCGAGAGAAGTGGCGACAGACGGAGATGGTGTGACTAGTGTAGCCACAATATTGGCAGACATCAGGTGATTTGGTGTTGGATGAGGAGGAGGGGTTGGGGTAGTGTGGTGAGGACTGTCGGCTGTTGTCTTTAGAGTATTGAGGTCGGGAGTAATTGTTATTTTGGTGAGTATTGGATGATGGTTTGTAGGTTGCGACAAAAGCGGTGGTAGGTGTTGACGAGGTGGAGTTGGTGTTGTCATGGAGTTTGGTGAGCTCATGATGTATGAGTTTTTCATGGAGAGCATCGAACGGGATGAGAGTATCTCGAGCTTCAACGGTTTCGATGATGGAATGGTGTTGGGTTTGATCGAGCCCATTTAGAACCTTTGCAATGATGTCTTCGGGATCTAGAGTTTTGCCTAGATTGGCAAGTTTAGTGGTGCATTGTTTTATTTGATGCATATAGTTAATGATGGTTTGATCGGGTGTCTTTTTGATTGAGTCAAGTCGTTTCTTGACTTGGAGGATATGGCTGCGAGTAGGATTTGCGTAGAGAGATTTGAGAGCAATCCATGCTTCATGAGATGTAGCAGCAGAGGCTACAAGAGGTGCGATCTTTGCGTCAAGAGTGCCGATGAGGGAGCCTAACAATAGTTGGTCTTGACGAGACCATTAGACGTAACTGGGATTAGGGGTGACAGTGTTGTCGTCTTTGGTGATTGTTAGTGGTGGGCATTTCTTTTCTCCAGTGAGGTAGTCAAATAGGACGAAACCAAATAAGAATGACTTCATTTGGGAAGACCATTGTGTAAAGTTGGTGGTGTTGTTTGTAGTTTGTAAGGGTTTGCATTGTGATAGGTTGACAAAGAAGATGGGATAGCCGGGGTCGGTAGGGTTTGGGACGGAGAAGGCGTTTGATGACATTGTAGGATCTAGActtctgataccatgtagagaagatgtatgattgaaaaggaataattgtatatatgaatgagaaatgtacaggttatttatattataatttgttatatgtaaagtctaaatatgggtaagaattagctgtgcaatcactaaaattatggaggaatatattgtgacttgattgcatctttgacttgcagattttgtggaGTCTAAATATGGGTAACAATTAGCTAtgcaatcactaagattatggaggaatatattgtgacttg
This genomic interval from Impatiens glandulifera unplaced genomic scaffold, dImpGla2.1, whole genome shotgun sequence contains the following:
- the LOC124918510 gene encoding uncharacterized mitochondrial protein AtMg00810-like; the encoded protein is MVYNPHLLSTTIRFYSISRRPLFLHLQKNGDLLYALVYIDDIIVTGPSPNFVSVFISNFAKCFSLKDLGKLYFFLGVEVQHNTSGILLSQRKYIHDLLQRHDMLDCKPSTTPMLAHPQLLQNTSTPPCDPTTYRSAVGSLQ